Part of the Salminus brasiliensis chromosome 2, fSalBra1.hap2, whole genome shotgun sequence genome, tcatcatctattGCTGATATAAATGGAAGGCTTCATCACAATTCATGTGGTGACCCACATAAACCCGTTTCACTATTTTCAAGAGGAATGACAGATTTTTCAATTCAATAATTTCACATGTCAGAGCAAGTCATGTTTAATTACACTATGCAATTTTTTTTCCACCTCCCACCAAATGCAAATACAGTACTTGTCCAAAACCCCCCCATGGAAGCTGCTGTTAGGCCTGAGGGTATGGAAAGGTCATATATTATTACTGATGTTAACAAACAGGATTCCCAGGCAGCTAAGAAGTTCCAGATAATTATTGCACTCGTGGGGGATTCCCCCCAGTCTGAGAATTAGGAGCTGAAGAATGAATAATGGCTGGTGATGGCTCAGCAGGCCAGAGCTCCACCCTGGAAAAACTGGAACATAAAGGAGACAGGTTCAACCTCAAGTGCAGTAGGCCAACGTAGGCTATCTGCCGCATATGTGCGGTGTGGCTGATTACCACAAACAATTATTTCTGATTATTTACCTGCATCAGAAAAGAAACAGTGTTGACTCAAAACGCACATGCCGGCTGATTGGCTTCTATATAGGTGTGTTTTGTAGCCCCCACTCCACTCCACTACATCTCACCCCTGAACTGAGAAGAGCATGGGCTGCTCAGAGCCCCTACTGTGCAAGGAAGAGGGAAGATACAGGAACTGGCATATCTATTGGACAGATCGCTGTAAACAAGTTCCTCTTTTGAAAGCGCTGcgcaacaaacaacaaaacaatgaccaaaaaaaaaaaaaaaaaaaaagagttatgATTGATAAAGAGTGAAAAGTTTAACTAGGAAAGCATTTACTATACGCTGGCCTCACATGTACTCAAATAGCAACTTTTCAAATACTGATAACTATCATTAAAGTTTAGTACATTGGCAGaatgatctaaaaaaaaaaaaaaaaaaaaaaagtggtattGCATCACTAggcattttgctttttaaaacaaCTATATGAAGCCATGCCTTAATCatgaaaatgcttttaaattAAACTATTCTTTTAACCTTGTACTAAAATGAAATGCTCAACACCTACACTGAAGGGCTGCAAGTTACTGTAAATAGCTTTAACCCTGCACGTAACCCCTTCGGCTAAGTGTTTGTTGCATTACCCGCATTACTATGTATAATACTCTCATAAATGTTACCAATACTGTTTCAAATCAAGGCATAGTGAGCAACAGCAAGGAATTAAATTAACATCAAACCAAAGCTCTAATTAAAAGGGAACTCCACCAAAATTTCAAATTTGTGGTTTTGACATGAAGAGGTTCATTGAAGAGAAACTTTCGGAGCCTTAACTTTTCGCTATAGTGatgaatggaaccagatgtctgaagagGAGTTTAAAGCTACATCACAAAAAGCTATTACATGAAATGGTTAAGAATACACTGCAAGATGCTCAAGACACTGTATTAGTGTAGTGCTGGGATAAACTCCTGCCCTATTCTTGTTTAACTAATAAGTGGTGGAGAGGTACATGCAATACACTCATTTAACCATCACTGACATTATATGTAGAAAAgtcagaaaagactgtagattCACCCCCTTTTTTACCAGGCCTCTGGTTccaatcaccaccactgtgatgaAATCCAAGCTGGGAAGTTTCTCTACACTGCACCATGTGACATTCAACCACATGTCAGCAACTGAATTGTgcaaaattaaaaatacaaaatgaaaTTACTGCTGGAATTCCCCAGTTAACATAATCTGAGTTTGGATCAGGAGCACTCTGTGTATGTGGTCACCATGTTTCCCCTGCGCTGAGTGACTGTCCTGCAGTGCTGCTGTCTGGCAGAACCCTGAAAGCCACTGCCAGTGTTACCAGAGTGTCCGTCGAAAGAGAACATATCTGCAAACATGTCATCAAACATGCCACCGCCGAAAGAACTCTGAAAGTGCCTCCTGTGTCTTCTGTGTGCCTCCTCGTGGGACTGAAAGTGACTTTCAAAGTGCCTCTTATGCTGGGAGTGTGCCGGTTGTCCAAAAACATCAAAGTCTCTGAAAATGTCCTCAAAGTTAAAGCTGAAGGGTTGGTGAAACTGGCTGCCGCTGGCTTTTGTGCTCTTTCTGTTGAAAGGGCCACTCCTCATCTGATCATACTCTTGCCTCCTTTTGCTGTCGGACAGCGTTTCATATGCTGAGGAAAACAACAAGGGACATGAAAAAAGAATCAGTCATTCCTGTAGTCGATTTGTTTTCCTGCTCCTACACATGTGCTTCAGTTCCTGAAGGATGTGCTCTTCATCTACTCAGTGTCTGTCTGACAACTTAGCTATCATTACGTTTTTGGCACCTTATTCAGCATACATTCTGACATTAGCTGAGGAGATAACGTTGAGAAGCCTGCCCAagtttaattttaatattttgtgaaGAATTAATAGGATTCTTAGGTCCCCGGGTGCCGCTTTGgccacgtgtgctcactgtcaatgtgtgtgtttgatcactagtgcatgtgtgttcactgtgcgGATGGGAtgaaggcggaggccaaattccttctgtgtccaacacaaatggtgaatgatTGTCTTGTCTAACTCAAAAAAGGTGTTTGTCAGTGGacaaatggtgtgtgtgtgtgtgtgtgtgagatagagagacagtaagagtgTTCTGCTTGCAGTGTTTGTGGAGGCTTAATTAATGTGAGATAATGAGCTCACAATTTGACTCAGGTTGCTGGCAATCCCACAGGGTACAGTGTTTCTCTTCAACATCCTGTCTACTTTTTGGGTCTTCTATAAACAACCATTTACTAGAGGCTTTCCACCAAGAACAATGTAAACATACAAAGAACCATGCATTCAAATGCATCCTCCTGGAGTTGTCCTGGTTACTACATAAAAC contains:
- the dnajb9b gene encoding dnaJ homolog subfamily B member 9 yields the protein MATAQSVFTVAVCILMITELILAEEDYYEILGVPKDASERQIKKAFHKLAMKYHPDKNKSPDAEAKFREIAEAYETLSDSKRRQEYDQMRSGPFNRKSTKASGSQFHQPFSFNFEDIFRDFDVFGQPAHSQHKRHFESHFQSHEEAHRRHRRHFQSSFGGGMFDDMFADMFSFDGHSGNTGSGFQGSARQQHCRTVTQRRGNMVTTYTECS